Genomic DNA from Bacteroides zhangwenhongii:
GTTCCGCTCTTGTAGTGAATATGAAAGGTTTATTCTTGGAAGGTTCGGCTTTTACCAAACCTTTCCCATCGACTTCTGCTAACGGCTATTATGGTTTTGTATCTCGCGACCACTCTTTGGAATCTGATAAATCGTCTGTTTTGGGCGTTTCCGCTTCCGGAGATAATATTACCGTTCGTGAAGAATTGGCATATAAGGTGAATCACACTTTGATGGGAGCTTATAGTATGTATGAGAATGTTCCGTTGACGGCTGTGGTAAATAAGATGTTATGTGTTTTGCCGGAAGAGCCTATGACTCCCCGTTTGGCAGATTCACGTCTTGGATTGACTACACAGTTAAAAAGTGACTTCGCCGGGGCGGGGCAAGAGGTGAAGAATATACGTTATGCAAAACGTTGGCGGATTGAGCCTTCGGATTCCGCTGCTTACCGTCGGGGTGAACTGGTGGAACCGAAGAAACAATTAGTATTCTATATTGATAGCTTACTACCCGTCAAGTGGCATCCTTACATTAAAGCCGGAGCGGAATCCTGGAATAAGGCTTTTGAAAAAATTGGTTTTAAGAATGTGATTTGTGTGAAAGAGTTTCCTAAGAATGATACTTTGTTTAATGCACACAGTTTGGATTGCATGACCATCCGTTACTCTGCTTCATGGATGAATACTGCACAAACCACTCTTCACTCTGATGCTCGTACCGGTGAGATTTTGAATGCTTCTATATTGATTAATGCGAACTTGATCAGTGTACAGTATGTAGACCGTATTGCGGCAACTGTGGCAACCGATCCTCGTGTACGTACTGTTATTTTCCCGCAAGAGGTGCAAGGTGAACTGATTCAAGCCGCTATTGCTCAGGCAGTAGGAACAGGATTAGGACTTGCAGCGAACTGGGGAGCTTCTGTTGCTTATCCGGTAGACTCTTTGCGCTCTGCCAGCTTTACGCAAAAGTATGGTTTAGCCTCTTCTGTGATGGGTGGGGTAGTGATTAATGATGTGGCTACGGCTGATGATGTCCGGAAAGGAGTGCGTTTGGTCAATACGAACCCTGGACCGTATGATGAATTGGTTATCAAATATCTGTATCAGCCTATCTATGCCTCTTCATTACAGGAAGAAAAAGCAACGTTGGATAGCTGGATTCGTCAACACACAGGAGATTCTCATTATGCTTATATCCGTAATCAGTCTCGTTTTGATTCAGATCCGCGTAATGCTCGTGGGGGCTTGGGAGACGATCATTTGAAGTCATTTGATTACATGCTTTCCAATATCCGTACCGGTTGTGAGAATTATTATACTTGGTTCTCAAAAGGGGACAAGGATATGACAATGCGCAAGCGGGTATATTCAGCACTTTGTGATCGACTGAATAGTCGTGTATATGCGATTCTTTCGTATGTCGGTGGTATTTATCTGAACGATATTCGTGAGAAAGATGTGCTTCCGAGTTACTCGATGGTAGACCGCGAGAAGCAAAAGGCTGCATTGGACAGGGTGCTGAGCCTGGCAAAAGATCTGGACTGGATAGAGAGTGCAGCTCGTGCTACAGATTTCACAATTGCTGATAAGAAGGCAGATATGATGCGTTTGGAAATTTTCAAGAATATCTTTAATCGTTTGCCTTATATCGAAGTGTGTACGGAACGTTTCCCGGAAACGGCTTATACGGCTTCTGAATATTTGGATGACATTTATAATGTAGTATGGGAAGGAACTTTGAAACGTCGTACGTTGGATAATGTTGAGAAGGCTCTGCAGACTGCTTTTCTGGAAAGTATTATTGCTACCTCTACAGTGACTGCACCTATTGGTAGCTTTAAGGCCTCAAAGACGTCATTTGCAGATACCCGGAAATCGGAGATCAGTCTGGCTACTTTGCGTGAAGGAGAAAATGTAGAGCACTATCTGCATTCTTTGCAGACTCCTGAAGAAGTAAGTGGTTTCTCATCCATTCCGCCTATTTATACGAATCAGACCAAAGTCGCTGCATATTATTTTGATATGTTGATGCGTACGAAAGAGATGTTGGAAAAGAGTATTGCGGTTATGCCTGAGGCTGATCGTTCACATTATGAACTTTTAATTTATCGCATAAATAAAGCGGTAGAGATCAAATAATAAATTTCTCTCTCTTGAATAAATAGTGTTAGCAATTCCGTTGCTAATGAAAACGCCCCGTCGTAGTGATTACGATGGGGCGTCTTCATTATAGTTAGTGTATGTTACAGTATAGTATGTTTTAGTAAACTGATTACTTTTTGAAACCGTTTGCTGTTGAGGCTTGCTTACACTTGTCGCATAGCTAATGCCTTATTCTCCGCAGCTTCCATAATTTCCCGTTCTCCGGGTCC
This window encodes:
- a CDS encoding zinc-dependent metalloprotease, with product MRNRYSKILCLLLLFMCCLPQDGNAIWPFKKKKKEEKKEVLTPYQKLFKNKKVQTAHGLMTIHKVEDKVYVEFPVAMLGRELLLTSSIENTSDGGEGAPGQLGGTDVRLRFEMIDSTIVARMPLLSKPVNTSGDSDITRALNHSHNPGIFKSFKVLACTPDSSALVVNMKGLFLEGSAFTKPFPSTSANGYYGFVSRDHSLESDKSSVLGVSASGDNITVREELAYKVNHTLMGAYSMYENVPLTAVVNKMLCVLPEEPMTPRLADSRLGLTTQLKSDFAGAGQEVKNIRYAKRWRIEPSDSAAYRRGELVEPKKQLVFYIDSLLPVKWHPYIKAGAESWNKAFEKIGFKNVICVKEFPKNDTLFNAHSLDCMTIRYSASWMNTAQTTLHSDARTGEILNASILINANLISVQYVDRIAATVATDPRVRTVIFPQEVQGELIQAAIAQAVGTGLGLAANWGASVAYPVDSLRSASFTQKYGLASSVMGGVVINDVATADDVRKGVRLVNTNPGPYDELVIKYLYQPIYASSLQEEKATLDSWIRQHTGDSHYAYIRNQSRFDSDPRNARGGLGDDHLKSFDYMLSNIRTGCENYYTWFSKGDKDMTMRKRVYSALCDRLNSRVYAILSYVGGIYLNDIREKDVLPSYSMVDREKQKAALDRVLSLAKDLDWIESAARATDFTIADKKADMMRLEIFKNIFNRLPYIEVCTERFPETAYTASEYLDDIYNVVWEGTLKRRTLDNVEKALQTAFLESIIATSTVTAPIGSFKASKTSFADTRKSEISLATLREGENVEHYLHSLQTPEEVSGFSSIPPIYTNQTKVAAYYFDMLMRTKEMLEKSIAVMPEADRSHYELLIYRINKAVEIK